Proteins found in one Flavobacterium channae genomic segment:
- a CDS encoding ComEA family DNA-binding protein, which produces MKKLKSYFLFSREHRSGIFLLFVIIICVQLGYFIFKNNLISSKSEAEDKAWLLVQNEIDSLKEIKVTRKDTIYPFNPNYITDYKGYKLGMSIEEIDRLHAYRKSGKFVNSAEEFQKVTKVSTAFLSKISPYFKFPDWVKNKGVATSEKFHKFLPKEKEKIIQKDINTATREDLIAVYGIGEKLADKILLEKEKFGAFASMEQFQFIWGISPEAIADLNKRFAVKSNNGIKKIAINDLSQKELAKFPYFNYSLAKEIVIYRTMNGEIKNFDDLTKIKGLPNEKLNLIVLYLDF; this is translated from the coding sequence ATGAAAAAGTTAAAATCCTACTTCCTGTTTTCAAGAGAACACAGAAGTGGGATTTTTTTGTTGTTTGTAATTATAATTTGTGTTCAATTAGGATATTTTATTTTTAAAAATAATCTTATTTCGAGTAAATCTGAAGCCGAAGACAAAGCTTGGTTGTTGGTTCAAAACGAAATAGATAGTCTCAAAGAAATAAAGGTTACAAGAAAAGATACAATTTATCCTTTTAATCCAAATTATATAACCGATTATAAAGGTTATAAATTGGGAATGTCTATTGAAGAAATAGATCGTTTACATGCTTACAGAAAATCAGGAAAGTTTGTAAATTCGGCTGAAGAATTCCAAAAGGTGACAAAAGTTTCTACTGCATTTTTGTCTAAAATTAGTCCATATTTTAAATTTCCTGATTGGGTTAAAAACAAAGGAGTTGCTACTTCTGAAAAGTTTCATAAGTTTTTACCAAAAGAAAAAGAGAAAATCATTCAAAAAGATATCAATACGGCAACTCGTGAAGATTTAATTGCGGTTTATGGGATTGGTGAAAAGTTAGCAGATAAAATTTTACTTGAAAAAGAAAAATTCGGAGCTTTCGCAAGTATGGAGCAATTTCAGTTTATTTGGGGAATTAGTCCAGAAGCTATTGCGGATTTAAATAAACGCTTCGCCGTAAAAAGTAACAATGGTATCAAAAAAATAGCAATAAATGATTTGTCTCAAAAAGAATTAGCTAAGTTTCCTTATTTTAATTATTCACTTGCTAAAGAGATTGTAATCTATAGAACAATGAATGGTGAAATCAAGAATTTTGATGATTTAACAAAAATTAAGGGCTTGCCTAACGAAAAATTAAATTTAATCGTCTTATATTTGGATTTTTAA
- the tuf gene encoding elongation factor Tu encodes MAKETFDRSKPHLNIGTIGHVDHGKTTLTAAITKVLADAGLSEAKSFDQIDNAPEEKERGITINTSHVEYSTANRHYAHVDCPGHADYVKNMVTGAAQMDGAILVVAATDGPMPQTREHILLGRQVGVPRMVVFMNKVDMVDDAELLELVEMEIRDLLSFYQYDGDNGPVIQGSALGALNGEPKWVDTVLALMEAVDNWIELPARDVDKPFLMPVEDVFTITGRGTVATGRIETGVANTGDAVEIIGMGADKLTSTITGVEMFRKILDRGEAGDNVGLLLRGIAKEDIKRGMVIIKPGSVKPHAHFKAEVYILKKEEGGRHTPFHNNYRPQFYVRTTDVTGTISLPAGVEMVMPGDNLTIDVQLLSPIALSVGLRFAIREGGRTVGAGQVTEILD; translated from the coding sequence ATGGCAAAAGAAACCTTTGATCGTTCGAAGCCCCATTTAAATATTGGAACTATCGGACACGTTGACCACGGTAAAACTACATTAACAGCTGCTATTACTAAAGTGTTAGCTGATGCAGGTTTATCAGAAGCAAAATCATTTGATCAAATTGATAATGCTCCAGAAGAAAAAGAAAGAGGTATTACTATTAATACATCTCACGTAGAATATTCTACAGCTAACCGTCACTACGCTCACGTTGACTGTCCAGGTCACGCGGATTACGTTAAGAACATGGTTACAGGTGCTGCTCAAATGGACGGTGCTATCTTAGTAGTTGCTGCTACTGATGGTCCTATGCCGCAAACTAGAGAGCACATCCTTTTAGGTCGTCAAGTAGGTGTACCTAGAATGGTTGTATTCATGAACAAAGTTGATATGGTTGATGATGCTGAGTTGTTAGAGTTAGTAGAAATGGAAATCAGAGATTTATTATCTTTCTATCAATATGATGGTGATAATGGACCAGTTATCCAAGGATCTGCTTTAGGAGCTTTAAATGGTGAGCCAAAATGGGTTGATACAGTATTAGCTTTAATGGAAGCTGTTGATAACTGGATTGAATTACCTGCTCGTGATGTTGATAAGCCTTTCTTGATGCCAGTTGAGGACGTATTTACAATTACAGGTCGTGGAACTGTTGCTACAGGTCGTATCGAAACTGGAGTTGCTAATACTGGTGACGCTGTTGAAATCATTGGTATGGGGGCTGACAAATTAACTTCTACTATTACAGGAGTTGAGATGTTCCGCAAAATCCTTGATAGAGGTGAAGCTGGTGATAACGTAGGTTTATTATTAAGAGGTATCGCTAAAGAAGATATCAAAAGAGGAATGGTTATTATTAAGCCAGGATCTGTTAAGCCACACGCACACTTCAAAGCTGAGGTTTATATCTTGAAAAAAGAAGAAGGTGGACGTCACACTCCATTCCACAATAACTACCGTCCACAGTTCTACGTACGTACAACTGACGTAACTGGCACAATTTCTTTACCAGCTGGTGTAGAGATGGTTATGCCTGGTGATAACTTAACAATTGATGTTCAATTATTAAGCCCTATCGCTTTATCAGTAGGTTTACGTTTCGCTATCCGTGAGGGTGGTAGAACAGTAGGTGCTGGTCAGGTTACTGAAATTTTAGACTAA
- the nusG gene encoding transcription termination/antitermination protein NusG — MADNNVNKWYVVRAVSGQENKVKAYIETEAARLGMADYISQVLVPTEKVVQVRDGKKIAKDKVYFPGYIMIEANLTGEIPHIIKSIPGVIGFLGETKGGDAVPLRQSEVNRMLGKVDELSVKVDNVAIPYSVGETVKVIDGPFNGFNGTIEKVNEEKRKLEVMVKIFGRKTPLELSFMQVEKV, encoded by the coding sequence ATGGCTGATAATAATGTTAATAAATGGTATGTGGTAAGAGCTGTAAGTGGTCAAGAAAACAAAGTTAAAGCTTACATAGAAACTGAGGCTGCTAGATTAGGAATGGCGGATTATATTTCTCAAGTTCTTGTTCCTACTGAAAAAGTAGTTCAAGTAAGAGATGGTAAAAAAATAGCTAAGGATAAAGTTTATTTTCCTGGTTATATTATGATCGAAGCTAACTTAACTGGTGAAATTCCTCATATTATCAAGTCAATTCCTGGAGTTATTGGTTTTTTAGGTGAAACTAAAGGAGGAGATGCGGTTCCATTAAGACAATCTGAAGTAAACAGAATGTTAGGAAAAGTTGATGAATTATCTGTTAAAGTTGATAATGTTGCTATACCATATAGTGTTGGTGAAACAGTTAAGGTAATTGATGGTCCTTTTAATGGTTTTAATGGTACTATTGAAAAAGTAAATGAAGAAAAGCGTAAACTTGAGGTAATGGTTAAGATTTTTGGAAGAAAAACACCATTAGAGTTGAGTTTCATGCAAGTTGAAAAAGTATAA
- the secE gene encoding preprotein translocase subunit SecE has product MTKVVNYISEAFHELKTNVTWPIWADVQRLTIIVAVFSVIFALLTWGVDELFVKALEGFFNILK; this is encoded by the coding sequence ATGACAAAAGTAGTTAATTACATATCTGAGGCTTTTCATGAATTGAAAACAAACGTAACTTGGCCAATTTGGGCTGATGTACAACGTTTAACAATTATTGTTGCTGTTTTTTCAGTTATTTTCGCCTTATTAACATGGGGTGTTGATGAGTTATTTGTAAAAGCTCTTGAAGGTTTTTTTAACATTTTAAAATAA
- the rplA gene encoding 50S ribosomal protein L1 — MAKLTKKQKEAAAKIEKNRLYTLRDASALIKEVASAKFDESVDIAVKLGVDPRKANQMVRGVVTLPHGTGKDVRVLALVTPDKEAEAKAAGADHVGLDDYLQKIKDGWTDVDVIITMPAVMGKLGPLGRVLGPRGLMPNPKTGTVTMDVAKAVQEVKAGKIDFKVDKTGIVHAGIGRVSFDADKIYDNAHEIVQTLIKLKPTAAKGTYIKSIHLSSTQSPAIALDPKAV; from the coding sequence ATGGCAAAATTGACAAAAAAGCAAAAAGAGGCTGCAGCAAAAATTGAGAAGAATAGACTTTACACTTTAAGAGATGCTTCTGCATTAATTAAAGAAGTTGCTTCTGCAAAATTTGATGAGTCTGTTGATATCGCAGTAAAATTAGGTGTAGATCCTAGAAAAGCGAATCAAATGGTAAGAGGGGTTGTAACATTACCTCACGGAACTGGTAAAGATGTAAGAGTTTTAGCGCTTGTTACTCCAGATAAAGAAGCTGAAGCTAAAGCTGCTGGTGCAGACCACGTAGGTTTAGATGATTATCTTCAAAAAATTAAAGATGGTTGGACAGATGTTGATGTTATCATCACTATGCCAGCTGTTATGGGTAAATTAGGTCCATTAGGACGTGTTTTAGGACCAAGAGGTTTAATGCCAAACCCTAAAACTGGGACTGTTACTATGGATGTTGCTAAAGCTGTACAAGAAGTTAAAGCTGGTAAAATCGACTTCAAAGTTGATAAAACTGGTATCGTACACGCTGGAATAGGTAGAGTGTCTTTTGATGCTGATAAAATCTATGACAATGCACACGAAATTGTTCAAACATTAATCAAATTGAAACCAACTGCAGCAAAAGGTACTTATATTAAGTCTATCCACTTATCAAGTACTCAAAGTCCTGCTATTGCTTTAGATCCTAAAGCAGTATAA
- a CDS encoding tyrosine-type recombinase/integrase yields the protein MSTNLQAYQDYLVKEKNYSPLTVRAYLDDILSFQEYLKENSLTLEEVVYPNIRNWIVILVEQNMSTTSVNRKVSALKSYYKFLLKVKQIAINPLLKHKSLKTAKKVQIPFSEKELQDVFVENEYPIDFEGVRNRFVIELFYTTGIRRAELINLKMSSVNELQKTIRVLGKRNKERIIPLLDCTIELYKLYKEQRNHLESIKDDEVLILSKTGNKVSESLVYRLINDYFSTVSKKEKKSPHVLRHSFATHLLNNGADLNSVKELLGHASLSSTQIYTHSSLAELKKVYQDAHPRNKK from the coding sequence ATGTCTACAAATTTACAAGCATATCAAGATTATTTGGTTAAGGAGAAGAATTATTCTCCTTTAACTGTTCGTGCTTATTTAGATGATATTTTGTCTTTTCAAGAGTATTTAAAAGAGAATTCTTTAACACTTGAAGAAGTTGTGTATCCAAACATTAGAAATTGGATTGTAATTTTAGTGGAACAAAATATGTCAACCACTTCGGTTAACCGAAAAGTTTCAGCTTTAAAATCCTATTATAAATTTTTACTGAAAGTCAAACAGATTGCTATAAATCCTTTATTGAAGCACAAGTCGTTAAAAACAGCTAAAAAAGTCCAAATTCCATTTTCGGAAAAAGAATTGCAAGATGTGTTTGTTGAAAATGAATATCCAATTGATTTTGAAGGTGTTCGAAATAGATTTGTAATAGAATTGTTTTACACAACTGGAATAAGAAGGGCAGAGTTGATTAATTTAAAAATGAGTAGTGTAAACGAATTACAAAAAACAATTAGGGTTTTAGGTAAACGAAATAAAGAGCGAATTATTCCATTATTAGATTGTACGATTGAATTATATAAGCTGTATAAAGAGCAACGAAATCATTTAGAGAGCATTAAAGATGACGAGGTGTTAATTTTATCTAAAACCGGAAATAAAGTAAGTGAATCGCTTGTATATCGTTTAATAAATGATTACTTTAGTACTGTCTCGAAAAAAGAAAAGAAGAGTCCACACGTTCTTAGGCATTCCTTTGCAACACATCTGTTGAATAATGGAGCCGATTTAAATTCCGTAAAAGAGTTATTGGGTCATGCAAGTTTGTCTTCTACTCAAATATATACGCATAGTAGTTTGGCTGAATTGAAAAAAGTATATCAAGATGCGCACCCAAGAAATAAAAAGTAA
- the rpsU gene encoding 30S ribosomal protein S21, with protein sequence MLIIPIKDGENIDRALKRYKRKFDKTGTVRQLRARQAFIKPSVVKRAQIQKAAYIQGLRDSLES encoded by the coding sequence ATGTTAATTATACCAATTAAAGACGGAGAAAATATCGATAGAGCATTAAAGCGCTATAAAAGAAAATTTGATAAAACAGGAACTGTTCGTCAGTTACGTGCACGTCAAGCTTTCATTAAACCTTCTGTAGTTAAAAGAGCTCAAATTCAAAAAGCTGCTTACATTCAAGGATTAAGAGACTCATTAGAGAGTTAA
- the hpf gene encoding ribosome hibernation-promoting factor, HPF/YfiA family: MKVNVQAVNFNVDRKLVDFIQERMDKLEKYYDKIVSSEVFLRLENTSDKENKTVEIKINVPGDDFLVKKTAKSFEEAVDLSVDSLERVIVKRKEKLRAHS; this comes from the coding sequence ATGAAAGTTAATGTGCAAGCAGTAAATTTTAATGTAGACAGAAAATTGGTAGATTTCATTCAAGAAAGAATGGATAAATTGGAAAAGTATTATGATAAAATAGTTTCATCGGAAGTTTTTTTAAGACTTGAAAATACCAGTGATAAAGAAAATAAAACAGTAGAGATAAAAATTAACGTTCCAGGAGATGATTTTCTAGTTAAAAAAACGGCTAAAAGTTTTGAAGAAGCAGTTGATTTATCGGTAGATTCATTAGAGCGAGTAATTGTAAAAAGAAAGGAAAAATTAAGAGCGCATTCATAA
- a CDS encoding acyl-CoA dehydrogenase family protein yields the protein MNSIYFTEEHNLFRASFRDFLQKEVVPHIEKWEKTGTIERFIWEKFGEMGFFGLNYPEAYGGMNLDLFYTVIFLEELQKVKSSGFAAAMWAHAYLAMTHLNAEGDERIKQNYLAPSIAGMKIGALCITEPFGGSDVAGMRTTAVKNGDKYVINGSKTFITNGVYADYYVVAAKTNPELGNKGVSIFLVDAKTNGISATKLDKLGWRASDTAEIAFDNVEIPLENLMGEEGKGFPYIMQHFALERLIMAINAHARAEYAIEYTLEYMSQREAFGSPINKFQALRHTMVEHATEVEHCKVFNYAAVARLNNKEYVVKEATMAKLKSTKVADLAIYDCLQMLGGYGYMEEYPLARLLRDSRLGPIGGGTSEILKEILSKMIIDNQNYKPAVK from the coding sequence ATGAATTCAATATATTTCACAGAGGAGCATAATTTGTTTAGAGCAAGTTTTAGAGACTTTTTACAAAAAGAAGTTGTGCCTCATATCGAGAAGTGGGAAAAAACTGGAACCATTGAGCGTTTTATTTGGGAAAAGTTTGGTGAAATGGGTTTTTTCGGATTAAATTATCCTGAGGCTTATGGTGGAATGAATTTAGATTTATTTTATACAGTTATCTTCTTGGAAGAGCTTCAAAAGGTAAAATCTTCTGGTTTTGCTGCAGCTATGTGGGCTCATGCATATTTAGCGATGACACATTTAAATGCTGAAGGTGATGAAAGAATCAAACAAAATTATTTAGCGCCAAGTATTGCAGGAATGAAGATTGGAGCTTTGTGTATAACTGAGCCTTTTGGAGGAAGTGATGTTGCAGGAATGCGTACAACAGCTGTTAAAAATGGTGATAAATATGTAATAAACGGTTCTAAAACCTTTATTACTAATGGTGTTTATGCAGATTACTATGTTGTGGCAGCTAAAACAAATCCTGAACTTGGTAATAAAGGTGTAAGTATATTTTTAGTTGATGCTAAAACAAATGGAATATCTGCAACTAAATTAGATAAATTAGGTTGGAGAGCTTCTGATACTGCTGAAATTGCTTTTGATAATGTGGAAATTCCATTAGAGAATTTAATGGGAGAAGAAGGAAAAGGATTTCCTTATATCATGCAACATTTTGCATTAGAGCGTTTGATTATGGCGATTAATGCACACGCAAGAGCGGAATATGCTATAGAGTATACATTAGAATATATGTCCCAACGTGAGGCTTTTGGAAGTCCTATTAACAAGTTCCAAGCTTTAAGACATACCATGGTTGAGCACGCTACTGAAGTTGAACATTGTAAAGTGTTTAATTATGCCGCTGTTGCGAGATTAAATAATAAAGAATATGTTGTTAAAGAAGCGACAATGGCAAAATTAAAATCAACTAAAGTTGCTGATCTTGCTATTTACGATTGCTTGCAAATGTTAGGTGGTTACGGTTATATGGAAGAATATCCATTAGCGCGTTTATTAAGAGATAGTCGTTTAGGGCCAATTGGTGGTGGAACTTCTGAAATTTTAAAAGAAATTCTATCTAAAATGATTATTGATAATCAGAATTATAAGCCTGCAGTAAAATAA
- a CDS encoding sodium-dependent transporter translates to MSTKTESWGSRVGLILAMAGNAVGLGNFLRFPVQAVQNGGGAFIIPYLVCFLLMGIPLLLIEWSTGRFGGKFGNHSTPYILDTMAKGRIWKYIGVFGIFTNIAVAAYYCYIESWTMSYVYHSVVGTFNGMSQGDVANFFNSYVDISHSTTGIPYEAVVFYILCLLLNTWILSKGLGGIEKVAKIGMPLLILFGVILAVRGVTLGTSGASDIFPNANAWDGLNFLWTPQFDSLANPKVWLAAAGQIFFTLSVGMGTIHCYAAYLKERDDVALNAVSAGFMNEFVEVVLGSLIVIPIAAGYLGLDWVIQNAGFGMAFQTMPYLFQQWGGVLAILAGVFWFGLLFFAGITSSLAMGTPWMGFMSDEFGWSKNKGAWSFGALALIMGLPTVIFYNEGIFDQYDYWAGTVSLVVFAFLETVLFSYIFGINRGWEEINKGADIKLPKFFKYVILIITPLLLGAVLITSIPDWVSKVQDKDTHNKEWFADEFYVENFEGSGMSSGKVVEVKSDYVKFEFENERKKFDKVSNQVLVEKFTDVKEYTFDTKLNQETTIKVGDVVKPGDAIAKGSFTNNALYKFIGRMLLLTLFIFISVIVFVAYKKRVKEGRATL, encoded by the coding sequence ATGTCAACAAAAACAGAATCGTGGGGTTCACGCGTTGGACTTATCTTAGCCATGGCTGGAAATGCTGTTGGATTAGGTAACTTTTTAAGATTCCCAGTTCAGGCAGTACAAAATGGAGGAGGAGCCTTTATTATTCCTTATTTAGTGTGTTTTTTATTAATGGGTATACCGCTTTTGTTGATTGAATGGTCGACAGGTCGTTTTGGTGGTAAATTCGGAAACCATAGTACGCCATATATTTTGGATACGATGGCAAAAGGTCGTATTTGGAAATATATTGGAGTTTTTGGAATTTTTACAAACATTGCAGTAGCTGCTTACTATTGTTATATTGAGTCTTGGACAATGTCTTATGTTTATCACTCAGTTGTGGGTACATTTAATGGTATGAGTCAAGGGGATGTAGCTAATTTCTTTAATTCTTATGTAGATATTTCTCATTCTACAACTGGAATTCCTTATGAAGCAGTTGTTTTTTATATTTTATGTTTACTTTTAAATACTTGGATTTTATCAAAAGGATTAGGAGGAATTGAAAAAGTTGCTAAGATTGGTATGCCATTATTGATTTTATTTGGTGTAATTTTAGCAGTAAGAGGGGTTACTTTAGGAACAAGTGGAGCATCTGATATTTTTCCAAATGCAAATGCTTGGGATGGTCTGAATTTCTTATGGACACCTCAGTTTGATTCTTTGGCTAATCCTAAAGTTTGGTTAGCTGCTGCTGGACAAATTTTCTTTACTCTTTCAGTAGGTATGGGTACTATTCATTGTTATGCTGCCTATCTTAAAGAACGAGATGATGTTGCTTTAAATGCTGTTTCTGCAGGTTTCATGAATGAGTTTGTTGAAGTAGTATTAGGATCGTTAATCGTAATTCCAATTGCGGCTGGTTATTTAGGATTGGATTGGGTTATACAAAACGCAGGTTTTGGTATGGCTTTCCAAACTATGCCTTATTTATTCCAGCAATGGGGTGGGGTTTTGGCAATATTAGCAGGAGTTTTTTGGTTTGGGCTTTTATTCTTTGCTGGAATTACGTCATCATTAGCAATGGGAACTCCGTGGATGGGCTTTATGTCTGATGAATTTGGTTGGAGCAAAAATAAAGGGGCTTGGTCTTTTGGGGCTTTAGCATTAATTATGGGACTACCAACAGTTATTTTTTATAATGAAGGAATTTTTGATCAATATGACTATTGGGCTGGAACTGTAAGTTTGGTTGTATTTGCCTTTTTAGAAACAGTATTGTTCTCTTATATTTTTGGAATTAATAGAGGTTGGGAAGAAATCAATAAAGGAGCGGATATTAAATTGCCAAAATTCTTTAAATATGTAATATTGATTATTACACCTTTATTATTAGGAGCAGTATTAATTACAAGTATTCCAGATTGGGTTAGTAAAGTTCAAGATAAAGATACACATAATAAAGAATGGTTTGCTGATGAGTTTTATGTTGAAAATTTTGAAGGGTCAGGAATGTCTTCAGGAAAAGTCGTTGAAGTAAAGTCTGACTATGTTAAATTTGAATTTGAAAACGAAAGAAAGAAATTTGATAAAGTATCTAATCAAGTTTTAGTAGAAAAATTCACAGATGTTAAAGAGTATACATTCGATACTAAATTAAATCAAGAAACAACTATAAAAGTTGGTGATGTTGTTAAGCCGGGTGATGCAATCGCAAAAGGTAGTTTTACAAACAATGCATTATACAAATTTATAGGTAGAATGTTATTATTAACATTGTTTATTTTTATTTCAGTTATCGTTTTTGTTGCATATAAAAAGAGAGTTAAAGAAGGGAGGGCTACATTATGA
- the rplK gene encoding 50S ribosomal protein L11, translating to MAKEVSKVVKLQVKGGAANPSPPVGPALGAAGVNIMEFCKQFNARTQDKPGKVLPVQITVYKDKSFDFVVKTPPAAIQLLEAAKLKSGSGQPNRKKVANVTWDQIRTIAEDKMADLNAFEIEKAMSMIAGTARSMGITVTGNAPF from the coding sequence ATGGCAAAAGAAGTTAGTAAAGTAGTTAAACTACAAGTTAAGGGAGGTGCTGCGAATCCATCGCCACCGGTTGGACCTGCTTTGGGGGCTGCTGGGGTTAACATCATGGAGTTCTGTAAGCAGTTCAATGCTAGAACACAAGATAAACCTGGCAAAGTATTACCAGTACAAATTACTGTGTATAAAGACAAGTCTTTTGACTTTGTTGTTAAAACGCCACCTGCTGCAATTCAATTATTAGAAGCAGCGAAATTAAAGTCTGGTTCAGGGCAACCTAACCGTAAAAAAGTAGCTAACGTTACTTGGGATCAAATTAGAACTATTGCTGAAGACAAAATGGCTGACTTAAATGCTTTCGAAATTGAGAAAGCTATGAGTATGATTGCTGGAACAGCTAGATCTATGGGTATAACAGTAACAGGAAATGCTCCTTTTTAA